The proteins below are encoded in one region of Telopea speciosissima isolate NSW1024214 ecotype Mountain lineage chromosome 10, Tspe_v1, whole genome shotgun sequence:
- the LOC122641518 gene encoding mitochondrial fission 1 protein A-like, giving the protein MDAKIGKFFDSVGSFFSGGDQIPWCDRDIIAGCEREIAESDSVSEERMNESIMRLSWALVHSRQSEDVQRGIAMLEASLAGTSSPLQKREKLYLLAVGYYRSGDYSRSRQFVEQCLEIAPDWRQALTLKKTVEDRIAKDGVIGIGIAATAVGLLVGGIAAAMARKK; this is encoded by the exons ATGGACGCTAAGATCGGGAAGTTCTTTGATTCTGTTGGTTCCTTCTTCAGTGGCGGAGACCAAATCCCTTGGTGTGATCGGGACATCATCGCT GGTTGTGAAAGAGAAATTGCAGAATCTGATAGTGTCTCAGAAGAGCGTATGAATGAGAGCATCATGAGGTTATCATGGGCTCTTGTTCACTCAAGACAATCAGAAGATGTGCAACGTGGAATAGCCATGcttgaag CTTCTTTGGCTGGTACGAGTAGTCCTCtgcagaagagagagaaactttATCTTCTTGCTGTTGGATATTACAGAAGTGGTGACTATTCAAGGAGCAGGCAGTTTGTGGAACAATGTCTCGAG ATTGCACCAGACTGGAGGCAGGCATTGACACTGAAAAAAACGGTTGAAGATCGAATTGCTAAAG ATGGTGTGATTGGCATAGGCATTGCTGCAACTGCTGTTGGACTCTTAGTAGGTGGGATTGCTGCTGCGATGGCTCGTAAGAAGTGA